Genomic window (Lusitaniella coriacea LEGE 07157):
CTTTTTAGTTTGATTGTCCTTGTGCAGAACGTTTCTCTCAAGACCAGGTGTGAGGGAAACAGATAAGGACTTACAATCTCTCTCGTTGGGAGAAATGCCAAGAATTGGGGTTAGAACTTGAAGGTTGTGCGAATCGTGCCAATCCAAAGGGTATCGTTCAAGTCTTGCGCGCCGGGATTGGTGATGACAATAATTCCAGGGGTGATTTGGACGTGCTTGCTCACTTTGATTTGGTAGAACCCTTCAAAGTGGAAGCTGGAATCGTCGTCAGCGCGGTTACCGAGAGCATTGCCCAAACCATTAACGCTAGTCTGACCGATGTTGAAGTCCGAACCCGCTAAGTAAGGTTCGCGACCGACAATAACACCCAAGCGATTGCCTTTCCCGCCGAGGTCGTTAACGCCAAGGTATGCGGCATAGTTCCAGATATCGCCGTCTCCAGTGTTAATGGCTCGCACGGCGCTGTAGCCACCCCAACCGCCAACAAAAATGCTATCGGTGACTTCAAAGAGGGCATTAACTCCGTAGTTGTTGCTGACAACTGGAACTTCTTGAGTGTCACTACCTGTAAAAGCAACGTTGCGCACGCGGAATTGCGAGGCTTGCGTTCCAGTTCCCGTATTGAAACCGTTATCTTGATAGCCGTGAATGAAAGTTCCTGAAAGTTTGAGGCGACCGTCAAGGGGTTCAAACATGATTTGTCCCCCAACGGCGTAGTCTCCGTTGAATAACCCTTCTCCAGGGCCAGCATTGTTTGCTTCGCCAGCAGTGTAAGCTCCGGAAATTCCAATCCAATCGTTGAGCTGCAATTCTAAACCAAACATTGCATTTTGGCCGCCCGCGCGATAAATGGGGTTGTAGCGCCCGAAGCGAGAGAGCGCGCCAGAACCGCTAGATGCAAACGGAGAGATGGGATCTAGAATACTTTTTAAATCCCCACTATTTGCCCAAATATGAACTCGACCTTTGCCATCGAGAATGGGGAAGCGATATAACAGATTATCAATTTCAACGCCATTCGTATTACCTTCCGTTCCAAAACGACCTTCGCGAGTGAAATTAACGTTGTCGCTGAAGTCTGTTGGATTGTCATCTGCATTACCAAGACCGGTTAGGGTGCTAATATTTCTGTCTTGCAGGCGAATGCGCAACAAGTCTTTTCCAGTGAAGCTCGTATCAAAGTTAAGGCGAACGCGATAGGCGAAGATCGTGTTTCCACCTTGGGGTGCGTTGTCACCAGCATCGATCTCGCGGTTGAAGTTAGTATCGAACTGCTGGTCGGTGTCGGTAAATAGGTCGGCGACTTGGAAGATCACTTCCCCTCTAAGTTTGGTGGTGGTGGAGAATTGGTGATCCTCAAGGAAAGCAGTACGGGCTTCGAGGTTATCGACGCGAGTGCCAAGAGAGGCAAGTTCGGTTTCAAATTCCTGCATCAAGCGTCGCAGGGTTTCGAGGTCTTCGCGGGTGACAAAATCGGCTGTTGCTGCTGCGATTAAGCGCTCGATTTGGTTCAAGCAGGCGTTTAAACCCGCAGCAAATTCGTA
Coding sequences:
- a CDS encoding iron uptake porin → MSKLLWQMLKTSPIALGSTVLLASGAWAAQVSEIESVTEIPAASFEIAQNSELLQQIDSYSSEEVNGTLGQGVEGAAKFRDVSPSDWAYQALNDLIIRYDCLVGYPDGTFRGNRALSRYEFAAGLNACLNQIERLIAAATADFVTREDLETLRRLMQEFETELASLGTRVDNLEARTAFLEDHQFSTTTKLRGEVIFQVADLFTDTDQQFDTNFNREIDAGDNAPQGGNTIFAYRVRLNFDTSFTGKDLLRIRLQDRNISTLTGLGNADDNPTDFSDNVNFTREGRFGTEGNTNGVEIDNLLYRFPILDGKGRVHIWANSGDLKSILDPISPFASSGSGALSRFGRYNPIYRAGGQNAMFGLELQLNDWIGISGAYTAGEANNAGPGEGLFNGDYAVGGQIMFEPLDGRLKLSGTFIHGYQDNGFNTGTGTQASQFRVRNVAFTGSDTQEVPVVSNNYGVNALFEVTDSIFVGGWGGYSAVRAINTGDGDIWNYAAYLGVNDLGGKGNRLGVIVGREPYLAGSDFNIGQTSVNGLGNALGNRADDDSSFHFEGFYQIKVSKHVQITPGIIVITNPGAQDLNDTLWIGTIRTTFKF